Sequence from the Fulvivirga ligni genome:
ATCTGCTCCAGATACCAATCTTGCCACTTCAGTACGCTACCAATGTTCATCTTAGTTTGAATACCATGCTGCTGGAACAATGCCGAGGTTTTAATGATGAGTGAAGCATATTCGGTTGCTGACAGGGCAATGTTAATTCCATGATATGAAGTCTCATTGATATCTATATAATCGATGGTAAGACCGTAGGCGTTCTTAGCATGCAGGCAGTAAGCGGCAATAAATTCCGCAAACTCATCCAGGTTATTGATGTGCCTGGCGCTGCCAGAACCAGGGTTGGTAACCATCCAGTTGGGAACATCCCAGATGCCCAGAATAGTAGTGATTCCTCGATTTTGCATCTCCTTCAATCGTAGAAAGCTGTTTTTCACCCGATCATCACCGGTGTTGAAGGCATTCATGTTAATATTATAAGGATTGCCGTCATCGTTGTAGCTTTCCCATAGTTTATTAGGAAGCATATCTCTAAACAACGTCATTCCGTTATTGATCATATCCTGAATGCCTCCGCCATTGAGCACATAATAATTCCCATATTGACGATCCCCTTCATGACAAAAGCCAACGGCATCTACCGGCTGACGTACGTTGTTCAGATCTATGTAAACATCTTGAGCTGACGATGGAAAATAAATTAAAGCTATAAAGACAAGTAGTAGTAATGAGGTTTTATTCATATTCTAAAGGTTAGGTTTGGTATTTCTTGACATAAAAAAGCCGTTCGCAGATTGAAATATCCGCTAGCTATAAGACAAAGAAGAATTGTGACTAATCTTTAAGGAAAGAAAGTGTTGAAAAAGAAGATGATCATGATTAGGTGGTTTAGGTTTAAAATTGATAAAAGGAGTTAATCCCACTTTAAAACAAAGCACATCATTTATTGAGAAAATCCTTTTGTAAATTCAGCTTATAAGTGGTAGAATTTTGAATTAAAATCAATTTACACCACAAATACTTTATTTATATTCCTTAAATTTCGGTTGCTAAATCAGTTTACTAATGTCAAAATTAATTATTGAAGTTGTTACAGATTCCGTAGCCTCATGTGTAAATGCAGAGGCAGGTGGAGCGGATAGAGTGGAGTTATGCGATAACCTATTTGAAGGTGGAACTACTCCCAGTGCAGGCATGATAAAACTTGTGCGCGAAAAGGTAAGCATTGGTCTTATGGTAATGATCAGGCCACGTGGTGGAGACTTCTTATATTCTGATGAGGAATTTGAGGTGATGAAAGAAGATATTCGAGTAGCCAAGTCATTAGGTGTTGACGGTGTAGTGTTTGGATTATTGACTCCCAAAGGGAAAATTGATAAGGTAAAAACAAAAGAATTAATTGATATAGCTCGCCCCCTTTCAGTGACCTTTCACAGGGCGTTTGATATGGTGGCAGATCCATTTCAAGCTTTAGAAGATTTAATAGATCTTGGGGTAGATAGAATCTTAACTGCTGGCCAGGAACGTACAGCTCCTGAAGGTATTGATCTTTTAAAAGATCTTATGGAAAAAGCAGGAGACAGGATTATCATTTTAGCAGGAGGAGGCATTAGGCCTTATAATATTGAGAAGATAGTGAGTAAGACTGGGGTCAAAGAATGTCACGTTTCGGGCAAGCAGCTCGTGGAGAGCAAGATGGAGTTCAGAAATGAAAGGGTGGCCCTTGGAGGTTCATTACAACAACCTGAATACGGCATTTCTATGGTGCAAAGTGATACCATAGCATCTTTCAGAAAATAGAAATCAAAATTACCTATGTATAAATTATCAGCTTTCGTTTTATTGATATTCCTTTTTGCTCAGTGCAGTGATGTGCAGCCAGAGCAAACAGCAGAAATCAAGACCGCCAATTTTACACAGTATGTGGACCCATACATTGGCACCGGTTATCATGGTCACGTATTCCTGGGTGCTAATGTGCC
This genomic interval carries:
- a CDS encoding copper homeostasis protein CutC, encoding MSKLIIEVVTDSVASCVNAEAGGADRVELCDNLFEGGTTPSAGMIKLVREKVSIGLMVMIRPRGGDFLYSDEEFEVMKEDIRVAKSLGVDGVVFGLLTPKGKIDKVKTKELIDIARPLSVTFHRAFDMVADPFQALEDLIDLGVDRILTAGQERTAPEGIDLLKDLMEKAGDRIIILAGGGIRPYNIEKIVSKTGVKECHVSGKQLVESKMEFRNERVALGGSLQQPEYGISMVQSDTIASFRK